Proteins encoded in a region of the Rutidosis leptorrhynchoides isolate AG116_Rl617_1_P2 chromosome 9, CSIRO_AGI_Rlap_v1, whole genome shotgun sequence genome:
- the LOC139869315 gene encoding cold-responsive protein kinase 1-like: MEISPTSYSIMLAFDATKDRNEQEFEKVIRDIISRGDMLKRGDTLLVFGVLHKIVHPFGYQMKIIEVNIKAMEDEIKLKLDLCTRMLEKSAQECKYEGVDIEIKITCGTPIKKIIQQEALACNATWVVLDRHLKRDVRFYQGQIHCNLATVVDNLTIKTLKTEPSTDTDTTEVKVVLYKSKHVRLSPPQDTENIDQSIISHSFSASFSSFENLEMPSKKVMSSLMQKPSSILTDHNDDAPKKDISGRISRDGSNSSHKKGGNLQKSPRRKRSSNTPVLCIACGMTTQLYIKESMRFSYSEIHHATNYFSQDNLLGEGGYGLVYKGQLNDGQTIAAKVRKQASTQGFEEFNSEIYVLSFARHKNIVMLLGYCCKENINILVYEYICNRSLEWHLHDNTANVLTWRQRHAIAVGTAKGLRFLHEECRSSPIIHRDLRPSNILLTHDFVPMLGDFGLAKWKTNDSPIQTRILGTLGYLAPEYAENGMVSVRTDVYAYGITLIQLISGRKAVWSNSEDHHQSLRQWAEPLVESLALHDLIDPRLEDSYDPYELYHMAKTAYLCVKVDPLKRPSMGEVVKLLEGDSDHFKALRDQFITHFNP; the protein is encoded by the exons ATGGAGATTAGTCCGACCTCATACTCTA TCATGTTAGCATTTGATGCCACGAAAGATCGAAATGAGCAGGAGTTTGAGAAAGTAATCCGTGACATTATATCAAGAGGTGATATGCTTAAGAGGGGAGACACCCTTTTGGTGTTTGGTGTTTTGCATAAGATTGTACATCCAT TTGGTTACCAAATGAAGATAATTGAGGTTAATATTAAAGCTATGGAAGATGAAATCAAATTAAAACTTGATTTGTGTACCAGAATGCTAGAGAAAAGTGCTCAAGAGTGCAAATATGAAGGG GTTGACATTGAAATCAAGATTACTTGCGGGACCCCTATTAAGAAGATTATTCAACAAGAAGCCTTAGCTTGTAATGCAACATGGGTTGTCCTTGATAG GCATCTGAAGCGAGATGTGAGGTTTTACCAAGGTCAAATTCATTGCAATCTTGCAACAGTTGTAGATAACTTAACTATAAAAACATTGAAAACCGAGCCCAGTACCGATACAGATACTACAGAAGTCAAAGTTGTTCTTTACAAGTCAAAGCATGTTCGGCTGTCGCCTCCACAAGATACAGAAAATATTGACCAGTCAATTATCTCTCATAGTTTCTCTGCATCATTTAGTTCCTTTGAAAACCTTGAAATGCCTTCAAAAAAAGTTATGTCATCATTAATGCAGAAGCCAAGTTCCATATTAACCGATCATAATGATGATGCGCCTAAGAAAGACATATCAG GCCGCATTTCTCGAGATGGGAGTAATTCTTCACATAAAAAAGGTGGAAATTTACAAAAAAGTCCAAGGCGAAAAAGATCCTCTAATACACCGGTTTTGTGCATTGCTTGCGGGATGACAACACAGTTGTACATCAAAGAGTCTATGAGATTCAGCTACTCGGAAATACATCATGCCACAAATTATTTTTCACAAGACAACTTATTAGGTGAAGGAGGTTACGGTCTAGTTTATAAGGGTCAGCTCAATGATGGTCAGACCATTGCTGCTAAGGTGCGGAAGCAAGCAAGCACTCAAGGATTTGAAGAATTTAATTCTGAAATTTATGTTTTAAGTTTCGCACGTCACAAAAATATTGTGATGCTTTTGGGTTATTGCTGCAAGGAAAATATTAACATATTGGTTTATGAATACATCTGCAATAGATCACTTGAGTGGCATCTACATG ACAATACAGCAAATGTTCTTACATGGCGTCAAAGACATGCAATTGCTGTAGGAACTGCAAAAGGATTACGCTTCCTTCACGAAGAGTGTCGCAGTAGTCCTATCATTCATCGCGATCTTCGACCAAGCAATATATTGCTCACTCATGACTTTGTGCCAATG TTAGGTGACTTTGGCCTCGCGAAGTGGAAAACAAATGATTCTCCTATTCAGACTAGGATACTTGGtactttagg TTATCTTGCACCAGAGTATGCAGAGAATGGTATGGTTTCAGTGAGAACAGATGTTTATGCATATGGTATTACACTTATACAACTAATATCGGGACGAAAGGCTGTTTGGTCAAATAGTGAAGACCACCATCAATCCTTGAGACAATGG GCGGAACCGTTAGTTGAGAGCCTTGCTTTGCATGACTTAATCGATCCTCGCCTGGAAGATTCATACGACCCATATGAACTGTACCACATGGCCAAAACAGCTTATTTATGTGTCAAAGTTGACCCTTTGAAACGTCCATCCATGGGGGAG GTTGTGAAGCTTCTTGAAGGTGATAGTGATCATTTTAAGGCTCTGAGAGATCAGTTTATAACACATTTTAACCCATGA
- the LOC139869314 gene encoding protein NODULATION SIGNALING PATHWAY 2: MAMVVDGLPELYLSNFTTTTTSTTNSTTTPDDDNCRDWGDWSPMVDWDSFPIPSQEDFIELFESEMDEDTDKTISSTDDTRNLASPDALMIETAVDGPSDDQKGLRLVHLLMAAAEAMSNDNKSYELASVILVRLKDLVSPTEGTNMERLAAYFTDALLNLIEGVGNSGGVAGGFNYKQIHHLHHHRADVLAAFQLLQDMSPYLKFGHFTANQAIIEAVTHERRVHIIDYDIMEGIQWASLMQALISRKDGPPTPHLRITALSRPGSGRKSISTIQETGRRLTAFAASIGQPFSFHQCKLDSDETFKPTSVKLVRGEAIIVNCMLHLPHFTYRSPASIASFLAGSKTLNPKLVTLVEEEGPKVEGGFVGRFMNTLHHYSAVYDSLEAGFPMQGRARALVERVFLGPRILGSLARVYREDECGSWGDWLSSEPGFKPVNISFANHCQAKLLVGLFNEGYRAEDAASNKVVLGWKSCRLLSASIWAYSDSATQ; encoded by the exons ATGGCCATGGTTGTTGACGGTTTGCCGGAACTTTATCTATCTaatttcaccaccaccaccactagcaCCACCAACAGCACCACCACCCCGGATGACGATAACTGTCGTGACTGGGGTGATTGGTCGCCAATGGTTGACTGGGATTCATTTCCCATTCCGTCTCAAGAAGACTTCATTGAACTATTCGAGTCTGAAATGGATGAAGACACCGATAAAACTATCTCGTCCACCGATGACACACGAAATCTCGCCTCTCCTGATGCACTAATGATTGAAACCGCAGTTGATGGGCCGTCCGATGATCAAAAGGGTTTAAGATTAGTCCATCTTTTGATGGCTGCGGCCGAAGCAATGAGTAACGATAACAAAAGCTATGAGTTGGCTTCCGTGATACTGGTTCGGCTCAAGGATTTAGTGTCCCCAACTGAGGGCACTAATATGGAAAGACTTGCTGCTTATTTTACTGACGCCTTACTTAATTTAATTGAAGGCGTCGGTAATAGTGGTGGTGTGGCTGGTGGGTTTAATTATAAACAAATTCACCATCTACACCACCACCGTGCAGATGTCTTAGCAGCTTTTCAGCTGTTACAAGACATGTCACCATATCTCAAATTCGGTCATTTCACAGCCAATCAAGCAATCATTGAAGCCGTTACTCATGAACGACGAGTACACATAATCGATTACGATATCATGGAAG GTATCCAATGGGCGTCACTAATGCAAGCTTTGATATCCCGAAAGGACGGGCCGCCGACCCCACACCTTCGGATCACGGCCCTCTCAAGACCAGGAAGTGGTCGAAAATCGATTTCCACCATCCAAGAAACGGGTCGTCGTTTAACCGCTTTTGCAGCATCAATCGGGCAACCATTTTCGTTCCACCAATGCAAACTCGATTCAGACGAAACATTCAAACCAACATCAGTAAAACTCGTACGAGGAGAAGCCATCATCGTAAATTGTATGTTACATCTCCCACACTTCACCTACCGATCACCTGCGTCCATAGCTTCATTCTTAGCAGGAtcaaaaaccctaaaccctaaacttgtAACCCTTGTTGAAGAAGAAGGTCCCAAAGTTGAAGGAGGATTTGTAGGTCGATTTATGAACACATTACATCATTACTCGGCTGTTTACGACTCGTTGGAAGCAGGGTTTCCTATGCAAGGACGGGCTCGGGCTTTAGTAGAACGGGTGTTCCTTGGTCCACGAATCCTGGGTTCGTTGGCTCGAGTGTATCGTGAAGATGAATGTGGGTCCTGGGGTGATTGGTTGTCATCTGAACCAGGGTTCAAACCGGTTAATATAAGTTTTGCGAATCATTGTCAAGCGAAGTTGTTGGTAGGGTTGTTTAATGAAGGGTATAGGGCAGAGGATGCTGCAAGTAATAAGGTTGTTTTAGGGTGGAAATCGTGCAGGTTGCTTTCTGCTTCAATTTGGGCTTATTCAGATTCTGCTACACAGTAA